One genomic window of Mucilaginibacter sp. SJ includes the following:
- a CDS encoding class I fructose-bisphosphate aldolase, protein MELQSLKNIAKQLMAGNKGLLAMDESTATCNKRFKALNIPQTEEYRRKYRELIVTTPRLEEAISGAILFDETIKQSTTDGKLFVDILKEKGIIPGIKVDESARDMDGFPGEKITEGLDGLPERLAEYYKMGARFAKWRAVITIGENTPTSGSIKANAFLLARYAAICQEAGIVPIVEPEVLMDGDHSLQTCAEVTNEVLHTVFNQLYQQRVNFEGMILKPNMIVPGIKAAQQDSADVVADATINCFLRCVPAAVPGIAFLSGGQSPELASERLNAMHVRFKDKMPWALTFSYSRAVQQPALEKWGGKDENIEEAQKLLYERAHINTVARDGKYTPELEKHPVA, encoded by the coding sequence ATGGAACTGCAAAGCCTGAAAAATATCGCAAAGCAGCTGATGGCCGGTAATAAAGGCCTTTTGGCAATGGACGAAAGCACCGCTACCTGCAACAAACGTTTTAAAGCACTGAATATCCCGCAAACGGAAGAGTACCGACGAAAGTATCGCGAGCTGATTGTGACTACGCCGAGGCTTGAGGAAGCCATTAGCGGTGCTATTTTGTTTGATGAAACCATAAAACAAAGCACCACGGATGGTAAGCTGTTTGTCGATATATTGAAGGAGAAGGGAATCATCCCCGGCATTAAGGTAGATGAAAGCGCGAGGGACATGGACGGCTTCCCCGGCGAAAAAATAACCGAGGGGTTGGATGGTTTACCGGAGCGCCTGGCCGAATATTATAAAATGGGCGCCCGTTTTGCCAAATGGCGTGCCGTTATAACCATAGGTGAAAATACCCCGACAAGTGGAAGCATCAAAGCCAATGCTTTTCTGTTGGCCCGCTACGCTGCCATATGCCAGGAAGCCGGGATTGTCCCTATTGTGGAGCCCGAAGTTTTAATGGACGGGGATCACTCGCTTCAAACTTGTGCCGAAGTAACCAACGAGGTTTTGCATACCGTATTTAATCAGCTATACCAACAAAGGGTAAATTTTGAGGGTATGATATTAAAGCCCAATATGATAGTGCCTGGTATTAAAGCTGCCCAACAGGATAGTGCTGATGTGGTGGCCGATGCTACCATCAATTGTTTTTTACGCTGTGTGCCTGCTGCCGTGCCCGGTATCGCGTTCCTTTCGGGCGGACAATCTCCCGAACTGGCCTCCGAACGGTTAAACGCTATGCATGTACGCTTTAAAGATAAAATGCCCTGGGCATTAACTTTTTCATATTCAAGGGCGGTGCAGCAGCCTGCCTTGGAGAAATGGGGCGGTAAAGATGAAAATATTGAAGAGGCACAAAAGCTGTTATATGAACGTGCCCATATTAATACAGTAGCCCGTGATGGCAAATATACGCCAGAACTGGAGAAGCATCCGGTAGCATAA
- the msrB gene encoding peptide-methionine (R)-S-oxide reductase MsrB, translated as MKAVYFIAALLFFTTGVFAQQVKTIKGHENNPYYSNTDTKHLNVSNAEWKKILPPALYATAREQETERAFTGKYWNKDTKGTYYCAVCGNKLFRSDAKFASDCGWPSFYEPVRKNSVIYKEDNSYGMQRTEVICARCDSHLGHIFDDGPPPTHKRFCMNSVSLDFVPEGFGL; from the coding sequence ATGAAAGCGGTATATTTCATAGCAGCGCTGTTGTTTTTTACAACGGGAGTGTTTGCGCAGCAAGTAAAGACAATAAAGGGGCACGAAAACAATCCCTATTATTCCAATACCGATACAAAACATTTGAATGTATCAAATGCCGAGTGGAAAAAGATCCTGCCGCCTGCTTTGTACGCCACAGCAAGAGAACAGGAAACCGAACGCGCGTTTACCGGTAAATACTGGAACAAGGATACTAAAGGCACTTATTACTGCGCGGTATGCGGCAATAAACTTTTTCGCTCAGATGCCAAATTTGCAAGCGATTGCGGCTGGCCAAGTTTTTATGAACCTGTGCGCAAAAACAGTGTAATTTATAAAGAGGATAACTCGTACGGCATGCAGCGTACGGAGGTGATCTGCGCCCGCTGTGATTCGCACCTGGGGCATATATTTGATGATGGTCCGCCGCCAACACATAAAAGGTTTTGTATGAACTCCGTTTCTCTTGATTTTGTACCTGAGGGGTTTGGACTGTAA
- the msrA gene encoding peptide-methionine (S)-S-oxide reductase MsrA, producing the protein MKKITCFIAVLLTACFSVSASVSKKALDTATFATGCFWCTEAKFQQLKGVEKVISGFSGGHVANPSYELVCTGTTGHAEACNIIYDPAKITYDELLAAFFVAHDPTQLNRQGNDVGTQYRSAIFYHNARQKQKAQYYITKLNAEKAYKDPIVTQVVPYKAFYKAEDYHQNYFNQNGSQPYCKYVIQPELEKFKKVFKDKLKQ; encoded by the coding sequence ATGAAAAAAATAACTTGTTTCATAGCTGTACTGTTAACGGCTTGTTTCTCCGTGTCAGCATCTGTCTCTAAAAAAGCGTTAGACACCGCCACTTTTGCTACAGGGTGCTTCTGGTGCACCGAAGCTAAATTTCAGCAGTTAAAAGGGGTTGAAAAAGTAATCTCCGGATTTTCCGGCGGGCATGTGGCTAACCCATCTTACGAGTTGGTTTGTACCGGTACAACCGGTCATGCAGAAGCCTGCAATATTATCTACGACCCAGCAAAAATTACCTATGATGAATTGCTGGCCGCATTTTTTGTGGCGCATGACCCAACGCAATTAAACAGGCAGGGTAATGATGTAGGCACACAATACCGGTCGGCTATATTTTATCATAACGCCCGGCAAAAGCAAAAGGCCCAATATTACATCACGAAGCTGAACGCCGAAAAAGCCTATAAAGATCCGATCGTAACACAGGTAGTTCCATACAAAGCTTTTTACAAGGCCGAAGACTATCACCAGAACTATTTTAACCAGAATGGCAGCCAACCATACTGTAAATATGTGATCCAGCCCGAACTGGAGAAGTTTAAAAAAGTGTTTAAAGATAAACTGAAGCAATAA